TGGACGCAATGGGGTCTGTCCCTTTTGCGTCCATTCCGTTTTGTAATTAAAAAACGCAAAAGACCGAATGGTATCTTTTGCGTCTTTAACTGCTGAAAGTAATATCACTGCGTAAGCAATAAAACTGTCCGCAGGGACAATATACCTCGCCGAATGGCGAATAAAACTATTTTAAACTACGGCTTCCCGGTTTATATGCAGGAATTTTCCCTTCTTTACAAAGAGGGCAGTTATCAGGTTCATACGCTTCAACATCAATTTTTATAACCGATGAGAAAGGAACGCCGAAATCTGCAGTGCCGTTTGAACGGTCAACAATTGAGCCGACACCAACAACAACTCCGCCCATATCGGTAAGAAGTTTAATTACCTCTTTAACAGAACCGCCTGTTGTGATAACATCTTCAACAACTAAAATTCTCTGACCTTCTTTAATTTCAAAGCCTCTTCTTAATGCCATTTCTCCGTTTTCTCTTTCGGTAAAGAAATTAGGCACACCTAAATGTCTTGAAACTTCATAAGCCATTATAACGGCCCCCATTGCAGGACCTACTACAACATCAATATTTTTATCTTTAAACTGTTCTGCAAGGTCTTTGCATAAAGTTTCTGAGTATTTGGTATCTTTAAATATTTTTGCGCACTGCAAGTATCTGTTTGAATGTTTTCCGCTTGTTAAAAGGAAATGACCTTCCAGTAAAACACCTGCTTCTTTTAAAATTTCAAGTACTTTTTCTCTTTCCATTTTTACTTACCTCTTTCTTATGTATGTTTTTTATTCTTTAATTAATAATTTTTTTGCAAATTCCAATTGATTATCCTTTAAAAATTCTGTTTCGCTGTATTTTGTGATAAGATAGGACTGAGTTGTCATATCACATACTCCGTAAGGGAAAAGCCCTGCGTCCTGCTGGAATTTTAAAACAGCTGATTTTGTGTTATCATCATATTTATTATCAGGTTTAACGGTAAGATAATCCAAATCATAAAGTATAGTTTCAATTTTCTCCACATCTTCATGGACATCGCCCGAATTAAATTTCATACTGAAGGATAACTTCGGAAGTTCATCTTCTTCTAAAAAGTATGTTGTATTATCCACATTATGAGTAACCTCAACACCTGTTTTATTTATGAAATTTCCTTTCGGAGTGTAGTAATTCAAGACAGTAATTCTTAATGCGCCGCCAATTCCAAGCGGATAAAGCCCTTGTGCACAGGCCTTGCCGAAAGTAGTTTTACCTACACTTACAGCGTATCCGTTTTCTATAAGTGCACAGGAAAAAATTTCTGCTGCAGATGCCGTATATTCATTTGTGAGTAAAACCAGATTAAATTTATATCCGTCTTTTTCGGATATATAATTTGTAGGCTGTTCACTGTCTTTACCCTTGGTTGAAATAATGGTTTTACCCTTTTCCATAAACAATTCGGCAGTAGCAATGCCGGAATCCATTACCCCTCCACCATTATATCTTAAGTCTATAATTAAATCGTCAATATTCTTCTCTTTAAGTTTTATAACTTCTTTTTCCACTTCTTCGTGGGTATGCTCGGTAAATGAATTAATAAGAATATATCCTATTTTTTCATCTATGGTTGAAGCGACAACCGATGGGACAATTACAAGCCTTCTTTCAAGAGTCAGTTCAATTATCTCTCCATTTGCTCTTTTTACTTTTAAGGTAACCATTGTTCCCTCTTTACCTGTAATATATGAACTTGCATTTTCA
Above is a genomic segment from Oscillospiraceae bacterium containing:
- a CDS encoding orotate phosphoribosyltransferase, translated to MEREKVLEILKEAGVLLEGHFLLTSGKHSNRYLQCAKIFKDTKYSETLCKDLAEQFKDKNIDVVVGPAMGAVIMAYEVSRHLGVPNFFTERENGEMALRRGFEIKEGQRILVVEDVITTGGSVKEVIKLLTDMGGVVVGVGSIVDRSNGTADFGVPFSSVIKIDVEAYEPDNCPLCKEGKIPAYKPGSRSLK
- a CDS encoding PDZ domain-containing protein, whose product is MKKLIALILTLTLSFSLVPFSYAEEYTKEERGYDVTLQLINLFGITEKTEAQILEEALLNIAKEDEESLHKVLNAIAKTVDEYSVYYNEEEWQELSKSMSGSVCGIGVTAVVNDGCFEVVTVLDGGSAKQGGIVPGDRIIEADGVDITGDRAENASSYITGKEGTMVTLKVKRANGEIIELTLERRLVIVPSVVASTIDEKIGYILINSFTEHTHEEVEKEVIKLKEKNIDDLIIDLRYNGGGVMDSGIATAELFMEKGKTIISTKGKDSEQPTNYISEKDGYKFNLVLLTNEYTASAAEIFSCALIENGYAVSVGKTTFGKACAQGLYPLGIGGALRITVLNYYTPKGNFINKTGVEVTHNVDNTTYFLEEDELPKLSFSMKFNSGDVHEDVEKIETILYDLDYLTVKPDNKYDDNTKSAVLKFQQDAGLFPYGVCDMTTQSYLITKYSETEFLKDNQLEFAKKLLIKE